A region of Paenibacillus sp. JNUCC-31 DNA encodes the following proteins:
- a CDS encoding nitric oxide synthase oxygenase, with protein MRTDLEELRDEAERFIYRCYEELGHTRENAQARLVAVLNEIEHTGTYVHTADELEHGCKMAWRNSNRCIGRLFWDKLRIVDARHADTAGKAVDAVLTHIRAATNGGKIIPMITILPPDGPNGAPVRIWNHQLIRYAGYETTEGIMGDPASVELTKVAMSLGWQGEGTPYDVLPLIIQVKGQAPEWYSVPEEDIVEVRIEHPERPEIAELDMRWYGVPMIADMRLEIGGISYPAAPFNGWYMGTEIGARNLADTFRYNKLPAVAAALGLNTSSETTLWKDRALVELNVAVLHSFKKAGVSMVDHHTAAAQFALFEQREEKAGRELTGDWVWLIPPVSPATTHIFHRSYRNDIVKPNFFRQDLAYRLKDGVASGAELRSSEQLATQEDHQPQAGDTPMKCPFAH; from the coding sequence ATGCGGACAGACCTGGAAGAACTGCGGGATGAAGCTGAACGGTTTATATATAGATGTTATGAAGAGCTGGGCCATACGCGCGAAAACGCGCAGGCCCGGCTTGTTGCTGTTTTGAACGAAATTGAGCATACAGGCACATATGTGCACACTGCGGATGAACTGGAACATGGCTGTAAAATGGCATGGCGGAACAGCAACCGCTGTATCGGGCGGCTATTCTGGGATAAACTGCGCATCGTTGATGCGCGTCATGCAGATACGGCTGGAAAGGCAGTGGATGCTGTGCTGACGCACATCAGAGCTGCCACCAATGGTGGCAAGATCATTCCGATGATAACGATCCTTCCACCGGATGGACCGAACGGAGCACCCGTGCGGATTTGGAATCACCAACTCATCCGTTATGCCGGATATGAGACGACGGAAGGCATTATGGGTGATCCTGCATCTGTTGAGTTGACGAAGGTGGCAATGTCGCTTGGATGGCAAGGAGAGGGCACGCCATATGATGTGCTTCCACTCATTATTCAGGTGAAGGGTCAAGCTCCGGAGTGGTATTCTGTGCCCGAGGAAGACATCGTGGAAGTGAGGATCGAACATCCGGAGCGTCCCGAGATTGCTGAACTGGACATGCGCTGGTACGGTGTGCCGATGATTGCCGATATGCGGCTGGAGATTGGCGGCATATCCTATCCGGCAGCACCGTTCAACGGTTGGTATATGGGTACCGAGATTGGCGCAAGGAATTTGGCGGATACCTTCCGGTATAATAAACTGCCTGCAGTGGCGGCAGCCCTTGGTCTGAATACGTCGAGTGAAACGACGCTCTGGAAGGATCGGGCTCTGGTAGAGCTGAATGTAGCTGTGCTGCATTCGTTCAAGAAGGCTGGCGTCAGCATGGTGGATCACCACACGGCGGCAGCGCAATTTGCCTTGTTTGAACAGCGGGAAGAGAAGGCAGGGCGCGAGCTGACAGGCGATTGGGTTTGGCTGATTCCGCCGGTGTCTCCAGCGACGACGCATATTTTTCACCGTTCCTACCGCAATGATATTGTGAAGCCCAATTTTTTTCGTCAGGATCTTGCGTATAGGCTGAAAGATGGTGTGGCATCTGGCGCTGAGTTGCGAAGCAGTGAACAGCTGGCTACACAGGAAGATCACCAGCCCCAGGCCGGAGATACACCAATGAAATGCCCGTTTGCACACTAA
- a CDS encoding NUDIX hydrolase: MGYIESLREMVGNAPVILVRPSILILNKSGEILLVRHVDNTWGVPGGFMELGESVEESARREVREEIGIQIKKLVLYGVFSGKELYTKLRNGHEYYNVVIGYICTEFEGELQPDGVEVLEAKFYKPTELPENTDSYLKSKIEENALHIATIFAKDK; this comes from the coding sequence ATGGGTTACATTGAATCGCTTCGAGAAATGGTTGGCAATGCACCGGTTATTCTGGTGAGACCGAGTATTTTGATATTGAATAAATCAGGTGAAATTTTGTTGGTTCGACATGTCGACAATACCTGGGGAGTACCGGGTGGATTTATGGAGTTGGGCGAATCGGTGGAAGAGTCGGCGAGGCGAGAGGTCAGGGAAGAGATTGGAATACAGATCAAGAAACTTGTGCTATACGGCGTCTTTTCGGGGAAAGAGTTATATACGAAATTAAGGAATGGACATGAATATTATAATGTGGTCATTGGTTATATATGCACGGAGTTTGAAGGCGAGTTGCAGCCCGACGGGGTGGAAGTTCTTGAAGCGAAGTTTTACAAGCCGACGGAATTGCCTGAGAACACAGACTCTTATTTAAAAAGTAAAATCGAAGAAAATGCACTACATATTGCAACTATATTTGCAAAGGACAAATGA
- a CDS encoding Dps family protein: protein MSTIQTRNNTFANHATELQEVLNRQIAGWSVLYTKLHHFHWYVKGPHFFTLHAKFEELYNLATANMDEAAERLLAIGGRPVATMAEQLRLSPVEEAQGQLSAEKMVETVVADLQAMVGVINQGIQAAGEAEDNATEDMLIGFTAGLDKEVWMLNAFLGK, encoded by the coding sequence ATGAGCACAATCCAAACTAGAAATAATACTTTTGCAAACCACGCAACTGAACTTCAAGAGGTCCTGAACCGCCAGATCGCAGGTTGGTCTGTACTGTACACCAAATTGCACCACTTCCACTGGTATGTGAAAGGTCCTCATTTCTTCACTCTGCATGCCAAATTCGAAGAGTTGTATAACTTGGCTACGGCGAATATGGACGAAGCCGCAGAACGTTTGTTGGCCATTGGTGGACGTCCGGTCGCAACGATGGCTGAACAACTGCGGTTGTCACCTGTTGAGGAAGCACAGGGACAGTTGTCGGCTGAAAAAATGGTAGAAACCGTAGTTGCTGATCTGCAAGCGATGGTGGGTGTTATTAACCAGGGTATTCAAGCAGCTGGCGAAGCTGAAGATAATGCAACTGAAGATATGTTGATCGGTTTCACTGCTGGATTGGATAAAGAGGTCTGGATGTTAAACGCATTTTTGGGCAAATAA